A single Argentina anserina chromosome 7, drPotAnse1.1, whole genome shotgun sequence DNA region contains:
- the LOC126802177 gene encoding putative disease resistance RPP13-like protein 1 isoform X1 has translation MPIVRALETASVSILLNKLATQDVLDFFLKWKIDDSLLAKLKRNLLVIHAVLNHAEEKQVQDLNVKAWLEDVRVAAYDAEDILDDITNDALESQNRKHQVWSSKIQEGIDFKNKDIANSLNPFRERVESKMIKIIDVLEELARQKDVLRLRDDSGGVTSGFDRLPTTPMLGDESHVYGRESDKKKIITLLKLGESDDEVSIIPIVGMGGIGKTTLAQLVYNDANVSSQIDLKAWACVSDVFDVQRITKTLVESATKASCSTNNLELLQDQLKMRLKNKRFLFVLDDVWNEKYESWDKLRVPFTVGAPGSKIIITTRNKTVASLMGTVPAYCLEGLSDSDCRLLFEQIVFQNSNLDAYPKLKVIGEKMVDKCKGLPLAAKALGGLLRAEPELDENYWNGILNSKIWKLADNNILPALRLSYHHLPGHLKPCFAYCSMFPKDYEYDREMLILLWMAEGFVPNPEGNQRIEDVAGRYVSDFLSRSLFQHTNDKLRLVMHDLIHDLAQSVAGKTFVRLEENTESHNKSTKARHLSYTRGFEDVFQKFEAFSDVDCLRTFLPLDPLQGFNLSSLTDKVPCDMMSKLRFLRVLSFSGYLIEKLPDSIGNLKNLRYLNLSHCQIEELPESTSSLYNLQTLILLRCRSLTKLPADMGNLRNLRHLNIQGTKLKSMPLGMGRMINLQILSDFIVGKAMGKGIAEFKDLSHLRGSISISCLHDVGSVRDAIEARLEDKKHLDDLVLEWSSSSDGSRNEGIEREVLDALQPHENLKKLTIKYYGGTEFPYWLGDHLFTNMVYLHLYGCIKCTFLPPLGQLPSLKDLILEAMHGIQHVGMDFLGVDDGSTLFFPSLETLKFGDMKEWEEWSSSEDERLKEFPSLQELSIFKCPKLKKFSHVFTSLKKLCIKYCREMTTFSQNPALGNLEPVDFRSLQLLVLVGCSELENLPFSLPSLKTLQIDACKKLAALPRMVELSTLSLMD, from the coding sequence ATGCCTATTGTTCGAGCACTTGAAACTGCATCTGTGAGCATCCTCCTTAACAAGTTGGCCACTCAAGATGTCTTAGATTTCTTCCTCAAGTGGAAAATCGATGACTCGCTGTTAGCAAAGCTCAAGAGGAACCTGCTTGTCATTCATGCAGTTCTCAATCATGCTGAGGAGAAGCAAGTACAAGACTTGAATGTCAAAGCTTGGCTTGAGGATGTCAGAGTTGCAGCTTATGATGCCGAGGACATATTGGATGACATCACCAATGATGCTCTCGAAtcacaaaacagaaaacatcAGGTATGGAGTTCTAAGATCCAAGAAGGGATAGACTTTAAGAACAAAGACATTGCTAATTCTCTTAATCCTTTTAGAGAACGTGTGGAGTCGAAAATGATAAAGATTATAGATGTATTGGAAGAGCTTGCAAGACAGAAAGATGTTCTTCGATTAAGAGATGATTCTGGAGGTGTAACATCAGGGTTTGACAGATTGCCTACAACTCCAATGTTGGGTGATGAATCTCATGTTTATGGTAGAGAATCTGATAAGAAGAAGATAATTACTTTGCTGAAATTGGGTGAAAGTGATGATGAGGTTTCTATAATTCCAATTGTAGGCATGGGAGGCATTGGGAAGACCACCCTTGCTCAGCTTGTGTATAATGATGCTAATGTGAGTAGCCAGATTGATTTGAAAGCCTGGGCTTGTGTCTCTGATGTATTTGATGTGCAAAGGATTACAAAAACACTTGTTGAGTCTGCGACTAAAGCAAGTTGTAGCACAAACAATTTGGAGTTGCTTCAAGATCAACTGAAAATGCGGTTGAAGAACAAGagatttctttttgttttggatGATGTCTGGAATGAGAAGTATGAAAGCTGGGATAAGTTAAGAGTCCCCTTCACAGTTGGTGCACCAGGGAGTAAAATCATAATCACGACACGAAACAAAACAGTTGCATCACTTATGGGGACTGTTCCTGCTTACTGTTTGGAGGGGCTATCAGACAGTGATTGTCGGTTACTGTTTGAACAAATTGTGTTTCAGAACAGTAATTTAGATGCCTATCCAAAGTTGAAGGTGATCGGCGAGAAAATGGTAGACAAGTGTAAAGGCTTGCCTTTGGCTGCAAAGGCACTAGGAGGCCTCTTGCGTGCGGAACCAGAACTAGATGAGAATTACTGGAATGGTATCTTGAATAGCAAAATTTGGAAGCTGGCAGACAACAATATTTTACCAGCTCTAAGATTAAGCTACCATCACCTCCCTGGGCATTTGAAGCCGTGCTTTGCTTATTGCTCGATGTTTCCTAAGGACTATGAATATGACAGAGAGATGTTAATCTTGTTATGGATGGCAGAGGGTTTCGTGCCAAATCCAGAAGGAAATCAGCGAATTGAAGATGTAGCTGGAAGATATGTTTCAGATTTCTTATCAAGGTCCTTATTCCAACACACCAATGACAAGTTACGACTGGTGATGCATGACCTCATACATGATCTTGCACAATCCGTGGCTGGAAAAACTTTTGTTAGGTTGGAGGAAAATACAGAGAGTCATAACAAGTCTACAAAAGCTAGGCACTTGTCATATACCCGTGGATTTGAAGATGTATTTCAGAAATTTGAGGCATTCAGTGATGTGGATTGTTTACGAACCTTTCTACCATTAGACCCATTGCAAGGATTCAATTTGAGTAGCTTGACTGACAAGGTTCCTTGTGATATGATGTCAAAATTAAGATTCTTGCGGGTGCTATCCTTTAGTGGTTATCTCATAGAGAAGTTGCCAGATTCAATTGGCAATTTGAAGAATCTGCGGTACCTCAATCTTTCTCATTGTCAAATAGAAGAGCTACCTGAGTCAACAAGCAGTCTATACAATCTACAGACATTAATTTTATTAAGATGTCGATCGCTTACCAAGCTGCCTGCAGACATGGGAAACCTAAGGAATTTACGGCATCTCAATATTCAGGGAACTAAGCTGAAAAGCATGCCTTTGGGAATGGGAAGAATGATTAACCTTCAAATACTGTCAGATTTTATTGTGGGAAAAGCCATGGGAAAAGGGATTGCAGAATTCAAGGATTTGTCACATCTTCGAGGATCCATTTCTATTTCGTGCCTGCATGATGTCGGCAGTGTTAGGGATGCAATTGAGGCCAGATTGGAGGATAAGAAGCACCTGGATGATTTAGTTTTGGAATGGAGCAGCAGTAGTGATGGTTCACGAAATGAAGGGATCGAGAGAGAAGTACTTGATGCACTGCAGCCTCATGAAAATCTGAAGAAACTCACTATTAAGTATTATGGAGGTACAGAATTTCCATATTGGTTGGGTGATCATTTGTTTACTAACATGGTGTACTTGCATCTCTATGGTTGCATAAAATGCACATTTTTACCACCCCTTGGCCAACTACCTTCTCTTAAGGATCTCATACTTGAAGCAATGCATGGAATACAGCATGTAGGAATGGATTTTCTTGGGGTTGATGATGGTTCCACACTTTTTTTCCCCTCTTTGGAGACTTTGAAGTTTGGAGACATGAAAGAATGGGAGGAATGGTCATCTTCAGAAGATGAAAGGCTTAAAGAATTTCCCAGCCTTCAGGAACTTTCCATATTCAAGTGTCCCAAATTAAAAAAGTTTTCACATGTATTTACTTCTCTAAAAAAGCTGTGCATCAAGTACTGCAGAGAAATGACTACCTTCTCCCAGAATCCTGCACTTGGGAATTTGGAACCTGTAGATTTCCGTAGCCTACAACTGCTTGTTCTTGTTGGTTGCAGTGAGCTTGAAAACCTTCCTTTTTCCCTCCCTTCGTTGAAAACACTTCAGATAGATGCTTGCAAAAAGTTGGCTGCACTTCCAAGGATGGTGGAACTTAGTACATTGTCCCTGATGGATTGA
- the LOC126802177 gene encoding putative disease resistance RPP13-like protein 1 isoform X2 translates to MSKLGLRMSELQLMMPRTYWMTSPMMLSNHKTENIRERVESKMIKIIDVLEELARQKDVLRLRDDSGGVTSGFDRLPTTPMLGDESHVYGRESDKKKIITLLKLGESDDEVSIIPIVGMGGIGKTTLAQLVYNDANVSSQIDLKAWACVSDVFDVQRITKTLVESATKASCSTNNLELLQDQLKMRLKNKRFLFVLDDVWNEKYESWDKLRVPFTVGAPGSKIIITTRNKTVASLMGTVPAYCLEGLSDSDCRLLFEQIVFQNSNLDAYPKLKVIGEKMVDKCKGLPLAAKALGGLLRAEPELDENYWNGILNSKIWKLADNNILPALRLSYHHLPGHLKPCFAYCSMFPKDYEYDREMLILLWMAEGFVPNPEGNQRIEDVAGRYVSDFLSRSLFQHTNDKLRLVMHDLIHDLAQSVAGKTFVRLEENTESHNKSTKARHLSYTRGFEDVFQKFEAFSDVDCLRTFLPLDPLQGFNLSSLTDKVPCDMMSKLRFLRVLSFSGYLIEKLPDSIGNLKNLRYLNLSHCQIEELPESTSSLYNLQTLILLRCRSLTKLPADMGNLRNLRHLNIQGTKLKSMPLGMGRMINLQILSDFIVGKAMGKGIAEFKDLSHLRGSISISCLHDVGSVRDAIEARLEDKKHLDDLVLEWSSSSDGSRNEGIEREVLDALQPHENLKKLTIKYYGGTEFPYWLGDHLFTNMVYLHLYGCIKCTFLPPLGQLPSLKDLILEAMHGIQHVGMDFLGVDDGSTLFFPSLETLKFGDMKEWEEWSSSEDERLKEFPSLQELSIFKCPKLKKFSHVFTSLKKLCIKYCREMTTFSQNPALGNLEPVDFRSLQLLVLVGCSELENLPFSLPSLKTLQIDACKKLAALPRMVELSTLSLMD, encoded by the exons ATGTCAAAGCTTGGCTTGAGGATGTCAGAGTTGCAGCTTATGATGCCGAGGACATATTGGATGACATCACCAATGATGCTCTCGAAtcacaaaacagaaaacatcAG AGAACGTGTGGAGTCGAAAATGATAAAGATTATAGATGTATTGGAAGAGCTTGCAAGACAGAAAGATGTTCTTCGATTAAGAGATGATTCTGGAGGTGTAACATCAGGGTTTGACAGATTGCCTACAACTCCAATGTTGGGTGATGAATCTCATGTTTATGGTAGAGAATCTGATAAGAAGAAGATAATTACTTTGCTGAAATTGGGTGAAAGTGATGATGAGGTTTCTATAATTCCAATTGTAGGCATGGGAGGCATTGGGAAGACCACCCTTGCTCAGCTTGTGTATAATGATGCTAATGTGAGTAGCCAGATTGATTTGAAAGCCTGGGCTTGTGTCTCTGATGTATTTGATGTGCAAAGGATTACAAAAACACTTGTTGAGTCTGCGACTAAAGCAAGTTGTAGCACAAACAATTTGGAGTTGCTTCAAGATCAACTGAAAATGCGGTTGAAGAACAAGagatttctttttgttttggatGATGTCTGGAATGAGAAGTATGAAAGCTGGGATAAGTTAAGAGTCCCCTTCACAGTTGGTGCACCAGGGAGTAAAATCATAATCACGACACGAAACAAAACAGTTGCATCACTTATGGGGACTGTTCCTGCTTACTGTTTGGAGGGGCTATCAGACAGTGATTGTCGGTTACTGTTTGAACAAATTGTGTTTCAGAACAGTAATTTAGATGCCTATCCAAAGTTGAAGGTGATCGGCGAGAAAATGGTAGACAAGTGTAAAGGCTTGCCTTTGGCTGCAAAGGCACTAGGAGGCCTCTTGCGTGCGGAACCAGAACTAGATGAGAATTACTGGAATGGTATCTTGAATAGCAAAATTTGGAAGCTGGCAGACAACAATATTTTACCAGCTCTAAGATTAAGCTACCATCACCTCCCTGGGCATTTGAAGCCGTGCTTTGCTTATTGCTCGATGTTTCCTAAGGACTATGAATATGACAGAGAGATGTTAATCTTGTTATGGATGGCAGAGGGTTTCGTGCCAAATCCAGAAGGAAATCAGCGAATTGAAGATGTAGCTGGAAGATATGTTTCAGATTTCTTATCAAGGTCCTTATTCCAACACACCAATGACAAGTTACGACTGGTGATGCATGACCTCATACATGATCTTGCACAATCCGTGGCTGGAAAAACTTTTGTTAGGTTGGAGGAAAATACAGAGAGTCATAACAAGTCTACAAAAGCTAGGCACTTGTCATATACCCGTGGATTTGAAGATGTATTTCAGAAATTTGAGGCATTCAGTGATGTGGATTGTTTACGAACCTTTCTACCATTAGACCCATTGCAAGGATTCAATTTGAGTAGCTTGACTGACAAGGTTCCTTGTGATATGATGTCAAAATTAAGATTCTTGCGGGTGCTATCCTTTAGTGGTTATCTCATAGAGAAGTTGCCAGATTCAATTGGCAATTTGAAGAATCTGCGGTACCTCAATCTTTCTCATTGTCAAATAGAAGAGCTACCTGAGTCAACAAGCAGTCTATACAATCTACAGACATTAATTTTATTAAGATGTCGATCGCTTACCAAGCTGCCTGCAGACATGGGAAACCTAAGGAATTTACGGCATCTCAATATTCAGGGAACTAAGCTGAAAAGCATGCCTTTGGGAATGGGAAGAATGATTAACCTTCAAATACTGTCAGATTTTATTGTGGGAAAAGCCATGGGAAAAGGGATTGCAGAATTCAAGGATTTGTCACATCTTCGAGGATCCATTTCTATTTCGTGCCTGCATGATGTCGGCAGTGTTAGGGATGCAATTGAGGCCAGATTGGAGGATAAGAAGCACCTGGATGATTTAGTTTTGGAATGGAGCAGCAGTAGTGATGGTTCACGAAATGAAGGGATCGAGAGAGAAGTACTTGATGCACTGCAGCCTCATGAAAATCTGAAGAAACTCACTATTAAGTATTATGGAGGTACAGAATTTCCATATTGGTTGGGTGATCATTTGTTTACTAACATGGTGTACTTGCATCTCTATGGTTGCATAAAATGCACATTTTTACCACCCCTTGGCCAACTACCTTCTCTTAAGGATCTCATACTTGAAGCAATGCATGGAATACAGCATGTAGGAATGGATTTTCTTGGGGTTGATGATGGTTCCACACTTTTTTTCCCCTCTTTGGAGACTTTGAAGTTTGGAGACATGAAAGAATGGGAGGAATGGTCATCTTCAGAAGATGAAAGGCTTAAAGAATTTCCCAGCCTTCAGGAACTTTCCATATTCAAGTGTCCCAAATTAAAAAAGTTTTCACATGTATTTACTTCTCTAAAAAAGCTGTGCATCAAGTACTGCAGAGAAATGACTACCTTCTCCCAGAATCCTGCACTTGGGAATTTGGAACCTGTAGATTTCCGTAGCCTACAACTGCTTGTTCTTGTTGGTTGCAGTGAGCTTGAAAACCTTCCTTTTTCCCTCCCTTCGTTGAAAACACTTCAGATAGATGCTTGCAAAAAGTTGGCTGCACTTCCAAGGATGGTGGAACTTAGTACATTGTCCCTGATGGATTGA
- the LOC126802692 gene encoding disease resistance protein TAO1-like, with protein MGFSLLTSLQLKDIPGVKLLPEGFIQQSEKLEELSLAGFPNLEYLADDRVGLAHLASLQRLTISHCPAFVALPDEDDKLPPVLKYLEFKHCYSLMKLPGKLHNLECLAELHVEWCSKIEAFPDVGLPDKLKRLVIRDCGALQILSQELLCNNNSLEYLEIHKCPSLLSALEEGNLPSTLTHVKVYYCKTLISLPEGLMGKDNMTLRYLEIDNCSSLMSFPNGELPATLERFEISDCSNLQALPLSLLNLTNLEILEVKSCPLLQHFPKGGLPPNINFVTISKCENLKSLPELFHKLKLLQKLEISGCPSLLSFPKQGLPSSLRELIVTDCEKLNPMHQWRLHKLSSLDVLIIGGFPGLKSFSKYYPLPHTLTSLSIQRLPDLESISEALENLTSLEKLSIGECDKLQSLPEMGLPATICTLTIQHCSLLKHRCEKDKGEDWSKIKNIPFVNLR; from the coding sequence ATGGGATTTAGCTTGCTGACTTCTCTGCAGCTAAAGGATATTCCAGGAGTGAAGCTTCTACCTGAAGGCTTTATTCAACAGTCTGAAAAACTTGAAGAATTGAGTCTTGCAGGCTTTCCTAACCTTGAATATTTGGCAGACGACCGAGTTGGATTAGCACACCTTGCATCACTTCAACGCTTGACGATATCCCATTGTCCTGCGTTTGTTGCTTTGCCTGATGAAGATGATAAGCTTCCACCTGTACTTAAATATTTGGAATTCAAACATTGTTATAGCCTGATGAAGCTCCCGGGTAAGCTTCACAACCTTGAGTGTCTTGCAGAGCTACACGTTGAATGGTGTTCTAAGATTGAAGCATTTCCAGATGTGGGGTTGCCTGACAAACTGAAGCGTCTGGTAATCCGCGACTGTGGTGCTCTGCAGATCCTTTCTCAAGAGCTTCTCTGCAATAACAATTCACTCGAGTATTTAGAAATTCACAAATGTCCTTCTCTCCTGTCAGCTCTTGAAGAAGGAAACTTGCCATCGACTCTTACACATGTaaaagtttactattgcaagaCTCTGATATCACTGCCTGAGGGTTTGATGGGCAAAGACAATATGACACTCAGGTACTTGGAGATAGACAACTGTTCCTCTCTCATGTCCTTTCCAAATGGTGAATTACCAGCAACCCTTGAGCGTTTTGAGATTAGTGATTGCTCTAATTTGCAGGCATTGCCATTGAGTCTTCTTAACCTCACAAATCTTGAGATCTTGGAAGTAAAGAGCTGCCCCCTTCTCCAGCACTTTCCAAAGGGTGGGTTGCCACCCAATATAAATTTTGTCACAATTTCCAAATGTGAGAATCTCAAGTCTCTACCTGAATTGTTTCATAAACTCAAACTTCTTCAGAAGTTGGAGATTTCAGGCTGTCCTAGTCTCCTGTCCTTCCCAAAGCAGGGTCTTCCCAGCAGCTTAAGAGAACTTATAGTTACTGATTGTGAAAAGCTTAATCCCATGCATCAATGGAGACTTCACAAACTATCCTCTCTAGATGTTTTGATCATAGGCGGATTTCCTGGCCTGAAGtccttttcaaaatattatcCTCTTCCCCATACTTTAACCTCTTTAAGCATTCAAAGACTCCCTGATCTTGAATCCATATCAGAGGCGCTTGAGAATCTCACCTCACTTGAAAAGTTGAGTATCGGGGAGTGTGATAAGCTCCAATCTTTGCCAGAGATGGGACTACCAGCAACAATCTGTACCTTGACAATTCAGCATTGTTCGCTTCTAAAGCATCGTTGTGAGAAGGACAAAGGAGAAGACTGGTCCAAGATCAAAAACATCCCCTTCGTGAATTTGCGCTAA
- the LOC126802179 gene encoding basic leucine zipper 24-like, with amino-acid sequence MDDGEVETLDRAVFPKPNSAGNFLASTSVDTFRTCLHTHTCNLPGPDAAHTHTCYHTHTQVIPSKENDGADSKLHSISRPRRRRPSGNREAVRKYREKKKAHAAYLEEEVKKLQLLNQQLVMKLQGQASLEAECLRLRSLLLEFRGKIDSELSAFTFEKQFYKTSAIHKEGDCELQSIVGETGLRCETDLPSFCPPAIGFSFPAGIVGESEKTKVPFGGNCQPPVIDCQDNPNGMASAEVQNLHIAETLVSSATQDK; translated from the coding sequence ATGGATGATGGGGAGGTTGAGACTTTAGACCGTGCTGTATTTCCAAAACCCAATTCCGCTGGTAATTTCCTGGCTTCAACTTCTGTAGATACATTTCGGACATGCCTTCACACTCACACATGCAACCTACCTGGCCCTGATGCTGCACATACACACACTTGTTATCACACACATACACAAGTTATCCCGTCGAAGGAAAATGATGGTGCTGACAGTAAACTGCATTCGATATCGagaccaagaagaagaaggcctTCAGGAAATAGAGAAGCAGTTCGGAAGTacagagagaaaaagaaggcaCATGCAGCTTATCTTGAGGAGGAAGTAAAGAAATTGCAGCTGCTGAACCAGCAACTTGTAATGAAATTACAGGGGCAGGCAAGTCTGGAAGCAGAATGTTTAAGGCTTAGAAGCCTTTTGCTGGAATTCAGAGGAAAAATTGATAGTGAGTTGAGTGCTTTTACATTTGAAAAACAGTTCTATAAAACTAGTGCTATTCATAAGGAAGGAGATTGTGAACTGCAATCTATTGTTGGGGAGACTGGCCTTCGTTGTGAAACTGATTTACCAAGCTTCTGTCCACCTGCTATTGGGTTCTCATTCCCGGCCGGAATAGTAGGTGAGAGTGAGAAAACAAAGGTCCCATTTGGAGGAAATTGTCAGCCCCCAGTAATTGATTGTCAAGATAATCCAAATGGGATGGCAAGTGCTGAAGTACAAAATTTGCACATTGCAGAGACTTTGGTATCATCAGCAACCCAAGATAAGTAG